The segment GGCTTGCGCGGCCTTTCCTACCACGAAGTGGAGGTAACTGGCCCCAACCGCGACCTGCACTCGGGCCTCTACGGCGGGGCCGTGGCTAACCCCATCAACATCCTGTGCAAGATGATTGCCTCCTTGCACGACGAGAATAACCACATTACCATCCCCGGCTTCTACGACAACGTGGACGAGCTGAGTGCCGAGGAGCGGGCCGAAATGGCCAAGGCCCCGCACTCCGACGACGAGTTCAAGCAGAGCATCGGCCTGACCGACATTCACGGCGAGAAAGGCTACAGCACGCTGGAGCGGGTCAGCATTCGGCCCACGCTCGACGTGAACGGCATCTGGGGCGGCTACACCGGCGAAGGTGCCAAAACGGTTATTGCCTCCAAGGCCTACGCCAAAATCTCGATGCGCCTGGTGCCCCACCAGACCTCGGACGAAATTACGGCTCTGTTTCAGCAGCACTTCGAAAGCATTGCCCCGGCCAGCGTGACGGTGAAAGTGAAGCCCCACCACGGCGGGGAGCCCGTCGTCACGCCCACCGACTCGGTAGCCTACAAAGCCGCCGCCGACGCCATGGAAACCACCTTCGGCAAGCGTCCCATTCCCACCCGCGGTGGGGGCTCCATCCCGATTGTGGCCATGTTTAAGTCGGAGTTGGGCCTAGATACCGTCCTGCTCGGCTTCGGCCTCGACTCCGACGCCATTCACTCGCCCAACGAGCACTACGGCGTCTTCAACTTCCTCAAGGGCATCGAAACCATCCCGCACTTCTACCGCAACTACGCCGCCGCGATGGTGAAGTAGTGAACTGGTGAACTGGTGAACTGGTGAGTTTTCTGTTCTGACGGTGCGACAGGCCCATTGCCTTTTGTCCTTGCGAGGCCATCCGTCCTCTGTTAGTGACCAGTGTCCTGTTACCGGAAAGCCCCTTACTACACGCCGTAGTAAGGGGCTTTTTACGTTAGAAGGCGCCGCACATTTCAGAGGACGGATGACCCGGCTGCGCCTTGCCCTGCTACGGGCCGCTCGAACATAAAACTCACCAGTTCACTACTTTCCCCCAAAAGCGTAGCCCAGCACTAGCAAAAAGGTGTGCGACTTGAGCTTGTCGGTACCCAGGGTAGAAACTTCCTTTTTGAAGACGCTGGTGATGCCGCCGTCGTAGCGGATGCCCAGCGAGGGGCCGTGGTGCAGCTGGTAGCCCAGGCCCACCACGTAGTCGAGCCCGGCTTTGTTGACTTCCGGCTTCACGTCATTGCCTTCCTCGTTTTTCGCCGTCAGGGGCAGGCTCACCTGCGGGCCAGCTTCAAAGAACAAACCGGCGGCGTGGTAGCGCACCAGCAGGGGCACGTCCAGGTACGTCAGGTCGCGGTTTAGGGCCTCATCCGTGGCGTCGAAATAGCGCATGGTGTAGAGCACCTCGGGGTGGAAGGACACAACCGGCGACACGTACACATCGGCGGTAAGGCCGGCCTGGTAGGCCGAGTGGCTGGTGGAGCTGTAGGGCAGGGAGTTGCCGCCGGCCAGGTTGGTACGGGCGTAGGCCGCCGTCAGGCCGATGGTGTTGGCGGGTTTGGCTTCCGTGCGTTGGGCCTGCGCGGCGCTGGCCGCCCCTGCCAGGAGCGCCAGGAGGAGAATGGTCTTTTTCATGGCGGAAGTTGGACTGCCGCGCATGAGGCTACCGTGAAAACGGCCGGTTGCCTGGCCGCCCGAGTCCGCTATTCGGGTTTGGGTACTGCCGGGGCGGGCGCAGTAGCCGGTGCGGCCGGAGCCGCGGCCGGGGTTTCGGTGGGGGTGGGGCGGTTCTTTTTGCGGAACAGACGGAATGGGGCCGTAACCAGAAATTTGGCCCCGCGCCCGATACCGGTGCCCGCGTCGGCCAGGGCGCTGCCGAGCTGGCCCGTACCCACGTTGTAGCCCAGATAGAGCTCCATCACGCTGTTGCGCAGGCGCGTCTGCACTGGTTCACCGGCTACTTCCGTACTTTGGGTTACGTTCGTAAGGTCCGCGTTATACCGCCAGCCAATCTGGACGCCCGATTTATCCTGGAAGCCGAAGCCCACGGCAAATCCATATGACATTGGGTTGAAGTCGGGCGGAGTGACGACGCTCGGGTTAGCGGTACTCGACAGTAGCTTGCTGAATTGGGGGCCGGCCTCAAAGAAGATATCATCCCAGTGGTATTGCAGCAGCACGGGCACGTCGAGGTAATCCAGGCGCGCCATCAGGCTGGGACCATAAGTCACGGAATTGTCGCCCTTCATGGTATACAGAGCTTCGGTCTGCACACTCCACTTCGGCAAAAAGGTGGGCCGCAGCTGGACCATCACGCCCCCGTGGCCACCCGCCCGCCAGTTGCTTTTGCGGGCATCGTAGCCCACGGCATTCGAGACGTTGCCCCCGAATTTGAGCCCAACGCGCAGCAGCTGGGCCTGGCTGGTGCTGGCCATCAGCAGGAGGGAAAAGGCAATCAGAAAAGCTTTTTTCATGGACGAAGGAAGGAAAGCTGCCGGGCGCGGCACCGAGGGGTAAAGCTAAGCACAGTTTGGGCCCGTCTGCATGCATAGGCCACGAAAAAGCCCGGCCTTTCCGCAGAAAAGCCGGGCTGCTGCCGTCCGGTGACGGGTTACTTGTTCGGGAGCAGATAGCCTAAGGAAAGCTGGAAGGCCGAGTTGCGGGCCTTGCTCAGGTCGCCGTTGAAGTACGAGCCATCGTCACTTTTTACGAAGTCGCTGAAGCCGCCGGTGTAGCGCAGGTTCAGGCTCACTCCGTTCTCGGCCTGGTAGCCCACCCCCACGGCGTAGCCCAGCTCGTTGCGGTTGAGCTTGCTCAGGTCTTTCTGGTCGTGGGTAGTGGAAGTGCTGGTGCTTCCGGCCAGGCTATTGGTTACGGTCGTTTCATCTTTCACGCTGAGCAGGTAGGAGTACTGCGGACCAGCTTCCAGAATCAGACCCCCGGCGTTGATCTTAAAGAACACCGGTACGTCTAGGTAGTTATAGTTGACCTTGCCCTCGCGCTTTTGCGTAGCGGCCAGGAATTTGTACTCGGTAGGCTTATTTTCGAAGCCTTTTTGCGAAAACAGAATTTCGGGCTGCACCGACAGAAAGCCGTCACCGCTCAGGTCGGCGTTGAGCATTACGCCGCCCAGAAAGCCGATTTTGTTGTTGTAGGTGCTTTCGTTCTGCACGTCACCAGCCAGGTTGGAGTAATTGGCACCGGCCCGCAAACCCAGGCGGACGCCCTGGGCACGGGAAGCGCTAATCGTGGCGACCGATAGCAGGGAGGCTAAAGCAATTACGGCCTTTTTCATGGTATGTGGGGTTGAGGTAAAAGGAACGTGTAGGCTGCCAGCAGGCGAAAAATATGCCAGAACGGTTCAGCCAGTAAAATCCATAAACGCCAAAAGTGCCGTTCTGGTATCAGAACGGCACTTTTGGATGGGGCCAGCGGCGCTTAGTCCAGGCTGAAGAGGTAGCCTATCTGCAACTGAAACACGGAGTTACGCTTCTGGCTGCGCACTTGCGTAGCCGATTCTTCCAACGTCTTGGACACGTCGCCGGTGTAACGCAAGCCGATTCCCAGGCCGCTCTCCAGCTCGTAGCCCACGCCCACCACGTAACCCAGCGTCAGCCGGTTGTAGCCGTCCAGGCTGGTGCTGACCGTAGTCAGGTTGCCGGTGTTACGCTCGTCGCGCACGGCGGCCAAATAGCTTGCCTGCGGCCCCGCCTCCAGAATAAGCCCATTGGCGTTGATTTTGGCCAAAATGGGCAAATCGAGGTAGTGCAGGCGCAGGTTGAAGTTCACGGGGTTGTTTTCCAGCTTGTTGCCTTTGCCGGAGTACAGCAGCTCGGGTTGAACGGAGAAGAAACCGTCGGAGCTCAGGGGCGCATTGAGCATTACGCCGCCGTTGGCATTGACGAGGTACTGATCATCGAGGCCCCCGTTGTCTATAACCGACTGGTTCGTAAAATTGGAAAAGCTCACGCCTCCCTTGATGCCGACCCGCACCTGAGCCTGCGTAGTAGTGGTGAGGCCGGCGGCCAGCAGTAGGGACAATAGAATGGAAGATGACTTTTTCATGCGTGCAGAAAAATAGGAGAGGGAAACGCGTTAAGAGCTTCGACACGGCCCTAAAACGGGTCTTCAAACGCGCAACGCCGGTGCCGAAGCTAACCTATAACCCAAAAAAAGTGGCTGCCCAGGTCGGGCAGCCACTTTTTCAGAGAATTAGGCCGGGTTATTTGCCCAGCGGAAGCAGGTAGCCCAACTGCAGCGTAAAGGCGTTGTTGAAGGCTTTGGGGTCGTTTTTGGTGTCTTTCGAGTCAAT is part of the Hymenobacter chitinivorans DSM 11115 genome and harbors:
- a CDS encoding dipeptidase, with product MASYLESNQERFLSELLDWLRIPSVSADPKFHGDVLRAADYLKTRLEEVGVENVELCQTAGNPIVYGEKIIDPSLPTVLVYGHYDVQPADPYELWTSGPFDPVIKDGKIYARGACDDKGQVYMHVKAFEVLMQEGGVPCNIKIMIEGEEEVGSSNLGIFVRENKEKLKADVILISDTGMIANDTPSIEVGLRGLSYHEVEVTGPNRDLHSGLYGGAVANPINILCKMIASLHDENNHITIPGFYDNVDELSAEERAEMAKAPHSDDEFKQSIGLTDIHGEKGYSTLERVSIRPTLDVNGIWGGYTGEGAKTVIASKAYAKISMRLVPHQTSDEITALFQQHFESIAPASVTVKVKPHHGGEPVVTPTDSVAYKAAADAMETTFGKRPIPTRGGGSIPIVAMFKSELGLDTVLLGFGLDSDAIHSPNEHYGVFNFLKGIETIPHFYRNYAAAMVK
- a CDS encoding porin family protein, coding for MKKTILLLALLAGAASAAQAQRTEAKPANTIGLTAAYARTNLAGGNSLPYSSTSHSAYQAGLTADVYVSPVVSFHPEVLYTMRYFDATDEALNRDLTYLDVPLLVRYHAAGLFFEAGPQVSLPLTAKNEEGNDVKPEVNKAGLDYVVGLGYQLHHGPSLGIRYDGGITSVFKKEVSTLGTDKLKSHTFLLVLGYAFGGK
- a CDS encoding porin family protein codes for the protein MKKAFLIAFSLLLMASTSQAQLLRVGLKFGGNVSNAVGYDARKSNWRAGGHGGVMVQLRPTFLPKWSVQTEALYTMKGDNSVTYGPSLMARLDYLDVPVLLQYHWDDIFFEAGPQFSKLLSSTANPSVVTPPDFNPMSYGFAVGFGFQDKSGVQIGWRYNADLTNVTQSTEVAGEPVQTRLRNSVMELYLGYNVGTGQLGSALADAGTGIGRGAKFLVTAPFRLFRKKNRPTPTETPAAAPAAPATAPAPAVPKPE
- a CDS encoding porin family protein, whose product is MKKAVIALASLLSVATISASRAQGVRLGLRAGANYSNLAGDVQNESTYNNKIGFLGGVMLNADLSGDGFLSVQPEILFSQKGFENKPTEYKFLAATQKREGKVNYNYLDVPVFFKINAGGLILEAGPQYSYLLSVKDETTVTNSLAGSTSTSTTHDQKDLSKLNRNELGYAVGVGYQAENGVSLNLRYTGGFSDFVKSDDGSYFNGDLSKARNSAFQLSLGYLLPNK
- a CDS encoding porin family protein, with the translated sequence MKKSSSILLSLLLAAGLTTTTQAQVRVGIKGGVSFSNFTNQSVIDNGGLDDQYLVNANGGVMLNAPLSSDGFFSVQPELLYSGKGNKLENNPVNFNLRLHYLDLPILAKINANGLILEAGPQASYLAAVRDERNTGNLTTVSTSLDGYNRLTLGYVVGVGYELESGLGIGLRYTGDVSKTLEESATQVRSQKRNSVFQLQIGYLFSLD